A portion of the Kazachstania africana CBS 2517 chromosome 2, complete genome genome contains these proteins:
- the RPS0A gene encoding 40S ribosomal protein uS2 (similar to Saccharomyces cerevisiae RPS0A (YGR214W) and RPS0B (YLR048W); ancestral locus Anc_5.116): MSLPATFDLTPEDAQLLLAANAHLGARNVQVHQEPYVHSASPDGVHVINIGKTWEKLVLAARIIAAIPNPEDVVAISSRTYGQRAVLKYAAHTGATPIAGRFTPGSFTNYITRSFKEPRLVIVTDPRSDAQAIKEASYVNIPVIALTDLDSPSEYVDVAIPCNNRGKHSIGLIWYLLAREVLRLRGALVDRTQPWSIMPDLYFYRNPEEVEQQTAEEAAQSTATEEEAKEEVTEEQTGASEWAEENADAAEW; this comes from the exons ATGTCCTTACCAGCTACCTTTGACTTGACTCCAGAAGATGCCCAATTATTGTTGGCTGCCAACGCACACTTAGGTGCCAGAAACGTTCAA GTTCACCAAGAACCATATGTTCACAGTGCTAGTCCAGATGGTGTTCACGTCATCAACATTGGTAAGACCTGGGAAAAATTAGTCTTAGCTGCCAGAATCATCGCTGCTATTCCAAACCCAGAAGATGTTGTTGCCATCTCTTCCAGAACCTACGGTCAAAGAGCTGTCTTAAAGTATGCTGCTCACACCGGTGCTACTCCAATTGCTGGTAGATTCACTCCAGGTTCTTTTACCAATTACATCACCCGTTCTTTCAAGGAACCAAGATTAGTTATTGTTACTGACCCAAGATCTGATGCTCAAGCTATCAAGGAAGCTTCTTATGTTAACATCCCAGTCATTGCTTTAACTGACTTAGACTCCCCATCTGAATACGTTGATGTTGCTATCCCATGTAACAACAGAGGTAAGCACTCTATTGGTTTAATCTGGTACTTATTAGCCAGAGAAGTCTTAAGATTAAGAGGTGCTTTAGTTGACAGAACCCAACCATGGTCTATCATGCCAGATTTATACTTCTACAGAAACCCAGAGGAAGTTGAACAACAAACCGCTGAAGAAGCTGCTCAATCTACTGccactgaagaagaagccaAGGAAGAAGTCACTGAAGAGCAAACTGGTGCCTCTGAATGGGCTGAAGAAAACGCTGATGCTGCCGAATGGTAA
- the GPI1 gene encoding phosphatidylinositol N-acetylglucosaminyltransferase (similar to Saccharomyces cerevisiae GPI1 (YGR216C); ancestral locus Anc_5.114), protein MFCNVLEFEAPKLNLMQFFSLDPISLALPEKELHNSKKVTLDNVKKIMYHKSYFNFSGNLPQSINLLNLYYTHLNAFSEKYSHLIIGENRLSEKLFSILLKCYQHSFLSRVTSRLLFYLLMSLCFIAQNIYLLLHWSYFPIVTISATLQQIDLRCQQIAYFPVQYLKINKNVTIRKALPRFRSYSEASASLRSELPCKFYPDYIRLYNTIWLIVNDVSFGLIIGAILHDQHDQLVNIVASSIQFCCYDSIKKITIFLSNNPFGIKLNEELASFLSELFLWIIEFTFNGFAKYFVDKSNLSWFLSLLTQIMCLSGASFGLSLIMDFFSILSLHLYLFYHISGKLYHWQLNCMISLFYLFCGKKRNVLRDRIDHHFFELDQLLMGTLLFLILVFLMPTVLAFYICYTILRLMAMCVEIFLESIIGLINHFPLFALLLRIKDPKRLPGGISINWNRTEPGLTIFTLENNPLKISRMFRPYSILMSKIRYNYFSSYTARQILKGLPLTLNRTKLYHVLYFSLPDGPIKARDIYAKLSDALANP, encoded by the coding sequence ATGTTCTGTAATGTACTGGAATTTGAAGCACCGAAGTTGAACCTTATGCAATTCTTTTCGCTGGATCCTATATCACTGGCGCTACCTGAAAAAGAGCTGCATAATTCTAAGAAGGTCACTTTAGATAAtgtgaagaaaataatgtaTCATAAATCTTATTTTAACTTTTCTGGGAATTTGCCGCAGTCTattaatcttttgaatCTCTACTACACTCATTTAAACGCATTTTCAGAGAAGTATTCACATCTTATTATTGGAGAAAATAGGTTATCCGAAAAACTCTTTAGTATACTACTAAAATGTTATCAACATTCTTTTCTCTCAAGAGTCACTTCTAGGTTACTGTTCTATTTATTAATGAGTCTATGCTTCATTGCACAAAATATATACCTTCTTCTGCATTGGTCATACTTCCCCATTGTAACAATATCTGCAACACTACAGCAAATAGATCTTCGATGCCAACAAATTGCATACTTTCCAGTCCAGTacttaaaaataaataaaaatgttaCCATCAGAAAAGCACTCCCTCGATTTCGAAGCTATTCAGAAGCATCTGCAAGCTTGAGAAGCGAGTTGCCGTGCAAATTTTACCCAGATTATATTAGATTATACAATACCATATGGCTGATAGTAAATGACGTGTCGTTTGGCCTGATAATTGGTGCCATTTTACACGACCAGCACGATCAATTGGTAAATATAGTGGCGTCCTCGATACAGTTCTGCTGCTATGATTCTATAAAGAAGATTAccatatttctttcaaacaACCCGTTCGGtattaaattgaatgaagagCTTGCATCATTTCTCAGTGAACTGTTTCTATggattattgaatttacaTTCAACGGATTTgctaaatattttgtgGATAAAAGCAATTTGAGTTggtttctttctttacttACTCAGATTATGTGTTTATCCGGTGCATCATTTGGTTTATCGCTAATTATGGACTTTTTCTCTATTCTTTCTCTCCacttatatttattttatcatATAAGTGGTAAACTGTATCACTGGCAACTTAATTGTATGATAAGCctattttatcttttctgCGGCAAGAAAAGGAATGTACTACGTGACAGAATTGACCACCATTTCTTCGAACTTGATCAATTGCTTATGGGGACATTACTCTTTCTGATTTTGGTCTTTTTAATGCCTACTGTTCTTGCCTTTTATATTTGTTACACAATTCTCAGGCTTATGGCGATGTGTGTAGAGATTTTTCTCGAGTCAATTATTGGTTTAATTAACCACTTCCCATTGTTTGCGTTACTGTTGAGAATAAAGGACCCTAAGCGATTACCGGGTGGAATCTCTATCAATTGGAATAGAACTGAACCAGGGTTGACCATTTTTACATTAGAAAACAATCCTCTGAAGATTAGTAGAATGTTTAGACCTTACTCCATTCTAATGAGTAAAATAAGGtataattatttttcaagttaCACTGCAAGACAGATACTGAAAGGACTTCCGTTGACTTTAAATAGGACTAAGCTTTACCatgttttatatttttcattaccTGATGGACCTATCAAAGCCAGGGACATCTATGCAAAGCTTTCAGATGCCCTAGCCAACCCTTAG
- the ZPR1 gene encoding zinc finger-containing protein ZPR1 (similar to Saccharomyces cerevisiae ZPR1 (YGR211W); ancestral locus Anc_5.120), with protein sequence MVEENKESLFKPVGETAEELQEPAQTQDGVVLTGAADAMGHPVQEIESLCMNCHENGTTRLLLTSIPYFREVVIMSFECEHCGLKNSEIQPASSIQEKGSKYILKIEDKEDFNRQVVKAETASCKFVELDIEIPPKRGVLTTVEGLLEEMIDDLESDQEQRKQIDENLYNQIKDFIEKVKSYIDCKEGTLPLTFALDDPAGNSWIEYKPGEAQHKWSHSEYIRTDQQNVDIGIITRDQLEDRRKEQVAALANRERNKSQASTVLKSSEAFLSDATDIENFNNEVQTFTASCPSCMQSCDTHMKPVNIPHFKEVIIMSTVCEHCGYKSNEVKTGGAIPAQGRKITLLCDDPSDLSRDILKSETCSLVVPELHLDIQQGTLGGRFTTLEGLLRQVYEELESRVFTQTSDSMDEETKQRWVTFFAKLKDATDGKVKFTVIMEDPLAGSYIQNVYAPDPDPNMTIEDYDRTEEENEDLGLKDMEVN encoded by the coding sequence ATGgtcgaagaaaataaagaaagtCTGTTTAAACCTGTTGGTGAGACTGCTGAAGAACTACAAGAACCAGCTCAAACTCAGGATGGTGTTGTATTAACTGGAGCTGCTGATGCTATGGGTCATCCAGTCCAAGAAATCGAATCTTTATGCATGAACTGTCACGAAAATGGTACTACTAGATTGTTATTGACTTCTATTCCTTATTTTAGGGAGGTTGTCATCATGTCTTTCGAATGTGAGCACTGTGGTTTAAAAAATTCTGAAATTCAGCCAGCTTCTTCTATTCAAGAGAAAGGttccaaatatattttaaagatagaggataaagaagattttAATAGACAGGTCGTCAAGGCTGAAACAGCCTCATGTAAATTTGTCGAAttagatattgaaattccACCAAAGAGGGGTGTTTTAACTACTGTTGAAGGTTTGTTGGAAGAAATGattgatgatttagaaTCTGACcaagaacaaagaaaacaaattGACGAAAATCTTTATAATCAAATCAAGgacttcattgaaaaagtcaaaAGTTATATCGACTGCAAAGAAGGAACTTTACCATTGACATTTGCATTAGATGACCCAGCTGGTAACTCCTGGATTGAATACAAGCCTGGCGAAGCACAACATAAATGGTCTCATAGTGAATATATCAGAACTGATCAACAAAACGTTGATATTGGTATTATTACAAGAGATCAACTAGAGGACCGTCGTAAAGAACAAGTTGCTGCTCTAGCGAACCGTGAAAGGAATAAGTCACAAGCTAGTACTGTCTTGAAAAGTTCTGAAGCTTTCCTTTCTGATGCTACCGACATTGAGAACTTTAACAATGAGGTTCAAACCTTCACAGCATCATGTCCTTCATGTATGCAATCTTGTGATACACATATGAAACCTGTCAATATTCCTCATTTCAAAGAGGTTATCATCATGTCTACTGTTTGTGAGCACTGTGGCTACAAATCTAACGAAGTCAAGACCGGTGGTGCCATTCCAGCACAAGGtagaaaaattactttACTTTGTGACGATCCAAGTGATTTGTCTCGTGATATCCTAAAGTCCGAAACATGTTCCTTAGTGGTTCCAGAATTGCATTTAGATATCCAACAGGGTACTTTAGGTGGTAGATTCACTACTTTAGAGGGTTTACTAAGACAAGTCTACGAAGAACTGGAATCTCGTGTCTTCACACAAACATCAGATTCAATGGATGAAGAAACTAAGCAAAGGTGGGTTACTTTCTTTGCCAAATTAAAAGATGCCACCGATGGTAAAGTAAAATTCACAGTTATTATGGAAGATCCATTGGCTGGTTCCTACATCCAAAATGTTTATGCTCCAGATCCAGATCCTAACATGACCATCGAAGATTATGATAGAaccgaagaagaaaacgaAGACCTGGGTCTCAAGGATATGGAGGTTAACTAA
- the RTA1 gene encoding Rta1p (similar to Saccharomyces cerevisiae RTA1 (YGR213C) and YLR046C; ancestral locus Anc_5.118), whose amino-acid sequence MTISNNGTDSSWQLYRYTPNKAAAGIFTALFIVATILSILTLYRCATKNKHTVYPSSSTANGFSLRFYSPVKLIGPYIPSIVGCALEVIGYIARCVSCNNQTKITPYVIQNVLVLIAPTLFAASIYMIFGRMSHLMFSENLMIMPARFNTTIFVLGDVVSLLMQAGGGGLMASESGRVTGSHVLTGGLFVQIIFFGLFIINEFLFLFKLSRKTNPISEKVNWKKLNIVLLFNSFLILLRSIIRVIEAIEGFDGYIQSHEWFLYIFDALLMFVLCVLHALIMLKANIFKIQEDSITAQYANIHITNSNNLGRTESQLFSEKFYGENIQTQEFGTHSSKNLAYE is encoded by the coding sequence ATGACCATTTCGAATAACGGAACTGATTCTAGTTGGCAATTATATCGTTATACCCCTAACAAGGCTGCTGCTGGAATATTCACCGCTCTATTCATTGTAGCCACTATTTTGTCGATCCTGACTCTTTACAGATGTGCCACGAAAAATAAACATACCGTATATccatcatcttcaacagCAAATGGGTTTTCATTACGTTTTTATTCTCCAGTCAAGTTGATTGGTCCATATATTCCTTCTATAGTGGGATGTGCTCTGGAAGTCATTGGTTACATAGCACGTTGTGTCTCATGTAATAACCAAACCAAGATAACGCCGTACGTGATTCAGAATGTTTTAGTCTTAATCGCGCCGACTCTTTTCGCTGCTTCGATCTACATGATATTTGGAAGAATGTCTCATTTGATgttttcagaaaatttaatgataatgCCAGCGAGATTCAACACTACAATTTTTGTTCTAGGTGATGTTGTCAGTCTTCTGATGCAAGctggtggtggtggttTGATGGCATCAGAAAGTGGAAGAGTAACGGGGAGTCATGTATTGACTGGAGGCTTATTTGTTCAAATTATCTTCTTTGgtttatttattatcaatGAGTTCCTctttttgttcaaattatcaagaaaaacaaatcCTATTAGTGAAAAGGTCAATTGgaaaaagttgaatatCGTTCTTCTATTCAATAGTTTTTTAATCCTTTTAAGATCGATCATTAGAGTTATTGAAGCTATTGAAGGCTTTGACGGCTATATACAAAGTCACGAATGGTTTCTTTACATTTTTGATGCTTTGCTAATGTTCGTGTTGTGTGTATTACACGCATTAATCATGCTAAAAGctaacattttcaaaattcaagagGACTCTATCACCGCACAATATGCTAATATTCACATTACCAATTCCAATAATCTGGGAAGAACAGAAAGTCAGctattttctgaaaaattttatggCGAAAACATCCAAACCCAAGAATTTGGAACTCATAGCTCGAAAAATTTGGCCTATGAGTGA
- the RSM27 gene encoding mitochondrial 37S ribosomal protein mS33 (similar to Saccharomyces cerevisiae RSM27 (YGR215W); ancestral locus Anc_5.115), whose translation MSVPKKRLFELNRLSAKIFDQNFNPQGLRTGSKILSSRLKGPTIANYYGNPDFLKFKNLKTLFPNYQFVDTDELYRLSKVEGLKRRGKGPPKKTKSGSTLSKPTKHK comes from the coding sequence ATGAGTGTGCCGAAGAAGAGACTCTTTGAATTAAATCGACTTTCTGCCAAGATATTTGATCAGAATTTCAATCCACAAGGGTTAAGGACGGGTTCGAAAATACTATCGAGCAGACTAAAAGGTCCAACAATAGCAAATTATTATGGTAATCctgattttttgaaatttaagaatttgaaaacccTTTTTCCGAACTATCAATTTGTTGATACAGATGAACTTTACAGACTATCAAAAGTGGAGGGTTTGAAGCGTCGTGGTAAGGGTCCCCCAAAAAAGACGAAATCAGGTTCTACCCTTTCGAAGCCAACGAAacataaataa
- the KAFR0B04090 gene encoding uncharacterized protein (similar to Saccharomyces cerevisiae RSF1 (YMR030W)) translates to MFNYPRISVEQLPLNNLPSLLPTAGVPQHVDTDTRNSMSQHRLTEGTNNSLDPIYENIEIENFEPNKLRLIIPTASNLKIKTENVFLKFIFAGYDDSNDLFCQFFNPNTNLICNKRMHFENHKIKISTMARKCKDHLVKSHNFNINDHNYFKFLNLYYPVFKNSYTEDTLNKVLPMLEEFEVVCDSIKIENSDSYKELASIIGDRIRHTRNKLSDNEEFKKWFTNWVIDPITLRNDSDDSKSSIKDAYDLFATVRDKIQISHFSLATEESGDNGEQTEEEINNEKSMEKLDPALQDELWSLLQQQQYQSQMVAQLLGKLLAEAHSPSHATTIGNSMILQLLKKVSRQLNQEVKLRQEQQLLQNDILEYLKRIPKRHLKRSKFQAKKRKIKN, encoded by the coding sequence ATGTTTAATTATCCTCGAATTTCAGTGGAGCAACTGCCACTGAACAATTTGCCTAGTTTATTACCAACTGCAGGAGTCCCACAACATGTAGATACCGATACTAGAAATTCAATGTCACAACATCGATTGACAGAAGGAACCAATAATTCTCTCGATCCAAtttatgaaaatattgaaatcgAAAACTTCGAGCCCAACAAATTAAGATTAATTATCCCAACGGCTTCTAATTTAAAGATAAAGACAGAGAACgttttcttaaaatttATCTTCGCTGGATATGATGATTCCAATGATTTATTCtgtcaattcttcaatccAAATACGAATTTGATTTGTAATAAAAGAATGCACTTTGAAAATCATAAGATTAAAATAAGTACGATGGCTCGAAAATGTAAAGATCATCTAGTTAAATCtcataatttcaatattaatgatcataattatttcaaatttttaaacCTATACTATCcagttttcaaaaattcgTATACTGAAGACACTTTAAATAAGGTTTTACCGATgttagaagaatttgaagtcGTATGTGACTCAATCAAAATTGAGAATTCAGATTCATACAAAGAGTTAGCTAGTATCATTGGAGATAGGATCAGACATACAAGAAACAAGTTATCAGATAATGAggaatttaaaaaatggtTTACAAATTGGGTAATTGATCCAATAACCCTTAGAAATGATAGTGATGATAGTAAGTCTTCCATTAAGGATGCTTATGATTTGTTTGCGACTGTCAGGgacaaaattcaaattagtcatttttctttagcAACAGAAGAGAGTGGTGACAACGGAGAGcaaactgaagaagaaataaataacGAAAAGTCaatggaaaaattggaCCCCGCTTTGCAAGATGAACTATGGTCGTTATTACAGCAGCAACAGTATCAGAGCCAAATGGTGGCCCAGTTATTAGGAAAGCTACTTGCGGAAGCGCACAGCCCGTCACATGCTACTACCATTGGTAATTCCATGATTCTACaactattgaaaaaagtatCCAGGCAGTTAAATCAGGAGGTAAAGTTAAGACAAGAACAGCAACTACTGCAGAATGATATATTGGAATACTTAAAGAGAATTCCTAAAAGACACCTTAAAAGATCAAAGTTTCAAGCGAAGAAACGAAAGATCAAGAACTAA
- the SLI1 gene encoding N-acetyltransferase (similar to Saccharomyces cerevisiae SLI1 (YGR212W); ancestral locus Anc_5.119): MNGASVRQLAPIEKYFYHRSDLGLHTCFYLGVELSKIPSKDKFIQALKKTIAELPLFHCNIDKGSGNSDLHAKNVQGVINFADVVEFRNDIQFLSTKEINDIFQNYDFNYGKESFLWKILVIPSQNQLLLLLDHALYDGNSGVKFWEVFMTSLREAKCNVEEQEDECIFKGDKSTDFVLEPHPYDKWPGTWSWAVKKVLAKMLFSASPKMITKIDSKFMQFKDYPFVDKLLEKPPKNGRKYQVNNDNLQWQFRLTPESLKKMLESCKKNRVSLTSYLVALFIMSLREINENKLCGGPSVNVSIPMNTRMKCKERLNLRDEEVQVGNFVTGLDFKTKMEKQEETTILNVASKVQEFITNETLNNIGDKINAMNLLNVVNQRRFLEETLNSINEGPGSVFEVTNLGFKDFDRNCDTQLNFYIKDSFFNVPKGIYSVFTCAIISTPLGGLNCTVSFPKELADTLDKPFSYVKNKLNL; the protein is encoded by the coding sequence ATGAACGGTGCATCAGTAAGGCAATTGGCACCAATAGAAAAATACTTCTATCACAGAAGTGATTTAGGTTTACATACCTGTTTCTATTTAGGAGTGGAGCTTAGTAAAATTCCAAGTAAGgataaatttattcaagCATTAAAAAAAACCATTGCAGAGTTACCATTATTCCATTGCAATATTGACAAAGGATCTGGTAACTCTGATTTGCACGCCAAAAATGTTCAAGGTGTGATCAATTTCGCTGATGTCGTTGAGTTTAGGAACGATATCCAGTTCCTATCTACGAAGGAAATTAACGATATATTCCAAAACTACGATTTCAACTATGGTAAGGAATCTTTCCTGTGGAAGATCTTAGTTATTCCATCACAGAACCAATTGCTCTTATTATTGGATCATGCATTATATGATGGCAATTCTGGTGTAAAGTTTTGGGAGGTTTTCATGACGTCTCTACGAGAAGCCAAGTGCAATGTGGAAGAACAAGAGGATGAGTGTATCTTCAAGGGGGATAAATCAACTGATTTTGTTCTTGAACCGCATCCTTATGATAAGTGGCCTGGTACGTGGAGCTGGGCGGTAAAGAAGGTTCTGGCAAAAATGCTATTCTCTGCTTCACCAAAAATGATTACAAAGATCGATAGCAAGTTTATGCAGTTTAAAGACTACCCTTTTGTTGATAAACTTCTGGAGAAACCACcaaaaaatggaagaaaatatcaagtAAATAACGATAACCTACAATGGCAATTTCGTCTTACTCCTGAAtcgttgaaaaaaatgttgGAAAGCTGTAAAAAGAATAGAGTGTCACTGACTTCTTATTTGGTTGCGTTATTTATAATGTCCTTGAGAGagataaatgaaaataaattgtgCGGTGGACCGTCGGTGAACGTCAGTATTCCAATGAATACCAGAATGAAGTGTAAAGAAAGATTGAATCTCAGGGACGAAGAAGTACAAGTAGGAAACTTTGTTACTGGTCTAGATTTCAAGACGAAAATGGAAAAACAGGAAGAGACCACTATTCTAAATGTGGCTTCAAAGGttcaagaatttattacaaACGAAACTTTGAACAACATAGGAGACAAGATTAATGCtatgaatttattaaatgttGTAAACCAAAGAAGGTTTTTGGAGGAGACTTTGAATTCCATTAATGAGGGGCCAGGTTCCGTGTTCGAAGTGACAAATTTGGGTTTCAAAGACTTTGATAGAAACTGTGACACTCAGTTAAACTTTTATATCAAGGACAGTTTTTTTAACGTACCTAAGGGTATTTATAGTGTTTTCACTTGTGCAATAATATCTACTCCTTTAGGTGGTTTGAATTGTACAGTCTCCTTTCCTAAAGAATTGGCTGATACTCTTGATAAGCCATTTTCGTATGTCAAAAACAAGTTAAATTTATGA